Part of the Lotus japonicus ecotype B-129 chromosome 6, LjGifu_v1.2 genome, CATCCAGATAATTCtaaatttgaaataattataaattaatttgtaaGATAGAGAGATTTGAATAAACGTACGTGGTCATCCCAGCCAAGGTCTTTGTTAAAGACTATGGAAGCGCCGAGACTCCGAGCAGGGTTGATACCGGTTCCGGTGATTGGGATGGTTGCCAAGTGTACCAAGAACACCGCGAACCCAATTGGCAATGGTGCCAAAATCTAATCATTTCATTCATTCATAAACTTCAAATTAGTAAATTAACTCAGAAAGTTGGAGCCATTGCCATAGTAAAAACTTCTTTCAACAATAGGAACTCATACATAATTTAGTACAGGATAGCTAATTCATTCAAAAGTGTTAATTTTACATGTATTTCAATAACACTTTTTGCTATTTGGTACAATACTACTATGTAGATAGcaaaaatgtataaaaaatatgattaaaattaaaaaaaaaattaaattgaacgATAAAACACTAAGAAGTGAGGAAACTTACTGGAACGTGAGAGTCTCTGGCGGAACGCTTGGCATCCGTGGCTGAGAAGACGGTGTAGACAAGAACGAAGGTGCCAACAATCTCAGCACCGAGGCCGTCACCTTTGGTGTAGCCAGGGGCGACAAAGTTGGCACCACCGTTGTGCTGACCGTAAAACTTTTTCCCCTCGAAACCCTTCACCACACCAGCGCCGCATATAGCACCTAGCACCTGCATCACCATGTAGAACACCGCCCTTGTCAATGACAATTTCCTTGCCAAGAACAGACCAAATGTCACCGCTGGGTTTATGTGACCCCCTGCAATTAAAACATCACATTAACATTAATTACACACTGCATACATAGTCCAGACTCTTTGATctataaaaattcaaaacaataaaGTGTTATTTTTCTAATCTATTTATCCTAAACACTGTGGGGTGCATTTGAATATGTGGCGATGTAGATTATTttataagagaaagagaaaggaaagagTTGATAAATAAATATACCAGAGATTCCAGCAGTGCAGTAAACGAGTGCGAAGATCATGCCACCAAAAGCCCAAGCAATTCCTTGAATCCCAACAGTTTTGCACTTGGTGTCAGATTTATTGACGCCCATGACTGTTAGGATGGTAATGTAGAGGAACAGAAAAGTGGCCACGAACTCCGCTATCCCCGCTCGGTAGAACGACCATGATGTGAGCTCAGACGGCTCGAAGAGCGGCGCCGGCGGTGGCTCCTTGTAGTCCTTGCCGTCATCTTGGCTCTGAGCCGCTATCCCAATGGGCTGCCTCTCCGAGAACTTGTTAGCTCCCAATGACACATCTTGCTCCTTCCCCTCCATGTCGTTCTCCCTTTTCTAATTTTAACTTCTTCTCACTCTCTTAGCTGATGTTGATGCCACAAAAGAGGGTAATGTGATGCTTTATATATAAGGAGAGTTGGTTCATGTTAATGACAATTAAGAAGTGAGAGTAGAGGATAGAGGGTGGCTGGTGGTGGGTCCTTTTTAGGGGTAACGCATAACATAATActatttgaattttcattttAGGTTTTATGAATGTATTTCATAATTGAGATTGTTACGAGACTAATCTTTTCAATGCTGAGATTATATTAAATGGTTATCACTCTCACAACAAATATTCATGTATATTACCGCACAAAAATCAAACTATTGACTCAAATATTAAGGAGTTAAGCTAACTATAGACTACCGATTTAGTATTATATTTGAGTTTTATATGATTAGGTTTCTTATCTTTTGGCCGTCCAATCGTTTTCCGTTGCATTCATTAACACCATTGACAGGGACTTGTTTGGAAGGATATGATTGGCTGAACAATAAAAGAAGTGGTTCCATCCTAGCTGGCGTGATTCTAGCCATGCATTTGCGAGGCCCACCATGTTCTCAGCACCATGCATGGGAACAGAACAGAAAATGCATGATGGAATTTGGAATGGAAGGGAGGGGGTGGTGAAGTTGAAGAGTAAAATTCAATGATAAGGACAGAGGGAGGCGCTCCATGACTGCTGGGCGGTGCTGATATGATCGATCGACCAAATAATACGGTTAACTAAAATCACGTTTAACTTTGAGACTTTGAATTTGCACGTGTCCTAAAGAATGAATATTTGTTAGGAAAATTTTATATtcactcttttatttatttatttatttacattCACTCTTTAAGTACACTTATACTTGGATGATATGAAGATGATAGATAAATGAGTAAAGATAGATAATGTAATAGAAAATACaaatagataaaaagaaaaataatgaaataacatggaagaaaaatataaaaagtctaTTTATTATTACCTTACAAGGAAGAAAGTATTTCTAGTAGAAAATAGATCAAATTAAAGTACATAATTAAACATTATTTGAGAAATTCATAAAAGTGAAATATATAATTGTAGCGATTTTAAACTACtgcaattatatatttttttttaactcaagtAGCTAGTACTAACTGTCACCCACTGTATGTTAGAAAAGGTTAGGCATCTCGATCCTTAACAACGAACTTGTACATTTTTAAAATTCTCGTAGGAAGAATTAAATGGATCTAATATCCACTTGTCGACTTGGCTACTTAATGAAGACCAGCTTGCAGTTTCTGAATAATTGTTTTGGAAAAACATAAAAGAATTTCCTAAGATCGGTCGGGACAACATGTTGACGAGATCTACCCAGTTCCAAATATAACTGATATTCCCCCATTTTAGAAATTCacaagaaaaaaacagaaaagaaagcTTTATGCCTAGAGGGTCTGAAAAAGTACCGAATATAAAACAAGGTTAAGGTGATCTAAACCTTGCTATAACTGGGATGATGAAACATTATCTCTGACTCAGAACATGGCTCAAATAGAAAACTACTAAGcccatcagaagaaaaagcacAAAGTTTCTTATTAAATAATTCCACACTTGGTATAATGGTGTACTTCGTTTGGAGCTCTataacttttttcttcttcttcccttagcctaacttgtaagttgtaacctTTGTGAGAACTTTGTTAAGTGTTTAGTTAAGcaaataaaaaatagtttttgaGAGCTTGTTTTGACaatcttatttaattttatataaatcttataaatatttttttaatatttattaaacttatttcaataaacttTTCCTACAAACTCCAATTAATTCTTACATGATAAGCTTAATTATATTACATTAATATTAATACTTGATTCAAACCCATGCCATCATAGAAAAATCAGGTTCTTCTGTCCATATCCACCAAATCATTCATTTCTTCTCATAGTAGTATTTGCAAATcattttgaaaacatggtcGGCACATGGGCGTCCACCAATATAATTATCTTATTTCGTGCTCACGTCCTTTATATATTTTGTTTCTATCTGCGTGATGAGACAATGATTAAGTTTATATATCtgtgcttacccaaaaaaatagTTTATAGGAGTATATCTGTTAATTGCAAATAATATACGAGCTTAAACATATACAAAAGTTGttgtaaataataaaatgatGAAACAATATAATTTGAATATTCTGGGAACAATTTTGTTCCTTGAATAGTCTGAATGACTTGTCCGGATAACATTAATAAACCGGAAATTTTATTAGGTTAAcaccccaatttttttttatatagttgATTCTCTTTGGGCCGGGGTTCGAACTCTGAACCTTTCATCCTTCAACCCACTCAACCCTTATGCCTCTtgttcttaccacttgaactatcattcgGTACCACACCTCAATAAATTATACTCATATAGAAAGAtcttaaaatacaaaaataaaataaaaaattgatgaaagtgaaatgaaaaaaaaatgagcatAAAAGTTTATAAAAACAAATGTTTTGTGATCATTTTAATTTCTTCATCATTAATATGGTCTGGCATAAGCCACTTCTCACTGTGTAGTAGATGCATCAGTCCCGTCCTGGTCGAAATAGGGTGGCATGGCCCTCATTGCACCTTTATATCTGTCTCTGTGGTGTTCAACGAAGGACCTGATGATCACGACATTGCTGCGTGTTCCCATTATTCTCTTTAATTCCCTTCGAGAGACCTGAACAATAATTCTGCTGGCTGATCCCGACAACTAGCATTGTGCTCTTTTATTCCCTTCTAGGGACCTGAACAACAATTCAGCTAGCATTCCACTCAGACAGTTTATGTTGTTTGATTCATCACTCTGTATTGTGTTTTGGATGCCCCTTTGTAAACGTTATAATTGATTTTTCACTGTAAAATTATAGCTAGGTGTTTATATTTTTTCACAATTGATTGAAACTCTAAAATTTTTCACAAAAAAACTACCGTTGGTAGTTATGAGATTAATCCTCTAAAATTTTGAAATCACGTCAAGTGGGTTAGTCTATCTCAATAAATATTTCTCCATAtatcattttatttctttttgatacatcagaaagataaattgcaccagcCAGTAATCGATCCCTGTACCTCCGCCCTACCCAACCCtatgtcccccagctcctaccacttgagctatcctacggggacatcattttatttcatatatataaatgaaaaaaatacttggatttcatatataaaattaattattaataaaaaatttacaaatttGGTTTATGTAGTTGTTATGATCAAGTTTGTATGAAAATCCATTTACTAAATCCATTAAGAGTACAACATTGCCTCATTAATTAGAAACCTTACTATTAAAAACCCAATGGAAAAAAATCGTtaagggaaaaagagtacagTGCATTTTAGTTGAGATCTTAGAGTCGACGAACTACAATACTTAGCACAAGTCTTTCAAATGTTGCAGTCGGGAGAGCCTTCGTAAGTAATTTTGTCAAATCATCA contains:
- the LOC130724000 gene encoding probable aquaporin PIP-type 7a — encoded protein: MEGKEQDVSLGANKFSERQPIGIAAQSQDDGKDYKEPPPAPLFEPSELTSWSFYRAGIAEFVATFLFLYITILTVMGVNKSDTKCKTVGIQGIAWAFGGMIFALVYCTAGISGGHINPAVTFGLFLARKLSLTRAVFYMVMQVLGAICGAGVVKGFEGKKFYGQHNGGANFVAPGYTKGDGLGAEIVGTFVLVYTVFSATDAKRSARDSHVPILAPLPIGFAVFLVHLATIPITGTGINPARSLGASIVFNKDLGWDDHWIFWVGPFIGAALAALYHQVVIRAIPFKSS